The following proteins are co-located in the Ficedula albicollis isolate OC2 chromosome 25, FicAlb1.5, whole genome shotgun sequence genome:
- the LOC101815430 gene encoding protein SMG5, which produces MTDYQPNAHVEVCVEDVTQVDVRDDVSDSEESISSNKSCRNERSLQEKLEIMTNEGLLLTVKVFLDWLRTNTDLIIMCAQSSQSLWNRLSVLLNLLPSAADLQESGLALCDEVKDMLSDAELPDLKANLLLPEDVALRNLPPLKNAHKRFNFEQDRPIFSAVEESVVRICCIRSFGHFITHLQGSILQFNSELGIFISIAQSEQDNLLHQAQAQFHMAAEEARRNRLMRDMAQLRLQLEVSQLEGSLQQPKAQSAMSPYLVPDTQALCQHLALVKQLAASGRFIIIIPRTVIDGLDFLKKENAGARDSIRYLEAEFKKGNRYIRCQKDIGKSFERHKLKRQDLDAWNLYKILDSCKQLTVSQGSGEDDTTGMVTIITGFQLEDPSSFSVPMQSAIQAATNASIEIKNVLEFYKQWKEMG; this is translated from the exons ATGACAGATTATCAGCCCAATGCTCATGTAGAAGTCTGTGTGGAAGATGTGACCCAGGTGGATGTGAGAG ATGATGTGTCTGACTCTGAAGAAAGCATTTCAAGTAACAAATCCTGCAGAAATGAGCGATCCCTTCAGGAGAAGTTGGAGATCATGACCAATGAAGGGCTGCTGCTTACTGTCAAGGTGTTCCTGGACTGGCTGAGAACAAACACAGACCTCATCATTatgtgtgctcag agctctcagagcCTGTGGAACAGGCTGTCTGTGCTCCTGAaccttctgccttctgctgcagACCTGCAGGAATCAG GGCTGGCCCTGTGTGATGAAGTCAAGGACATGCTGAGTGATGCTGAGCTCCCCGACCTGAAGGCcaacctgctgctccctgaggatGTGGCCCTGCGCAATCTGCCCCCTCTGAAAAATGCACACAAGAGGTTTAACTTTGAGCAGGACAGGCCCATTTTCTCAGCAGTTGAGGAG TCTGTCGTGCGGATCTGCTGCATCCGGAGCTTCGGCCACTTCATCACCCACCTGCAAGGCAGCATCCTGCAGTTCAACTCAGAGCTGGGGATCTTCATCAGCATAGCACAGTCAGAGCAGGACAACTTGCTGCACCAGGCCCAGGCCCAGTTTCACATG GCTGCAGAGGAAGCTCGTCGGAACCGGCTCATGAGAGACATGGCTCAGCTTCGACTGCAG CTGGAAGTGTCTCAGCTGGAGGGAAGTCTGCAGCAGCCCAAGGCCCAGTCAGCCATGTCTCCTTACCTTGTCCCGGACACCCAGGccctctgccagcacctggcTCTTGTCAAGCAGCTGGCTGCTAGTGGCAGGTTCATAATCATCATCCCTCGAACAG ttATCGATGGCCTAGACTTCCTGAAAAAGGAGAACGCTGGTGCTAGGGACAGCATTCGATATCTGGAGGCAGaatttaaaaagggaaacag GTACATTCGTTGCCAGAAAGATATTGGGAAGAGCTTTGAGAGGCATAAATTGAAGAGACAAGATTTAGATGCCTG GAATCTCTATAAAATCCTGGacagctgcaaacagctgaCAGTGTCCCAGGGCAGCGGAGAGGACGACACCACGGGCATGGTCACCATCATCACGGGCTTCCAGCTGGAGGaccccagctccttctcagTGCCCATGCAg TCTGCCATCCAGGCAGCCACCAATGCCAGCATAGAGATAAAAAACGTTCTGGAGTTCTACAAGCAGTGGAAAGAGATGGGCTGA
- the SSR2 gene encoding translocon-associated protein subunit beta → MKLALLAVFALVSVARGEDGARLLASKSLLNRYAVEGKDLTLQYNIYNVGSSAALDVELSDDSFPPEDFGIVSGMLNVKWDRIAPASNVSHTVVLRPLKAGYFNFTSATITYLAQEGAQVVVGFTSAPGQGGILAQRDFDRRFSPHFLDWAAFGVMTLPSIGIPLLLWYSSKRKYDTPKTKKN, encoded by the exons ATGAAGCTGGCACTTCTTGCTGTGTTTGCCCTGGTGTCTGTGGCTCGCGGTGAGGATGGCGCCAGGCTCCTGGCGTCCAAATCCCTGTTAAACAGATACGCAGTGGAGGGCAAGGACCTGACTTTGCAGTACAACATCTACAACGTTGGCTCCAG CGCTGCCCTAGATGTGGAGCTGTCGGATGATTCCTTCCCCCCAGAAGATTTTGGCATCGTCTCTGGCATGCTCAATGTCAAGTGGGACAGGATTGCTCC AGCGAGCAACGTGTCCCACACCGTGGTTCTACGGCCTCTCAAAGCTGGGTACTTCAACTTCACCTCTGCCACCATCACGTACCTGGCACAGGAGGGTGCACAGGTTGTG gTTGGCTTCACCAGTgctcctgggcagggtgggatcCTGGCTCAGCGTGACTTCGACAGGAGGTTCTCCCCTCACTTT CTGGACTGGGCAGCATTTGGCGTGATGACCCTGCCGTCCATTGGGAtccccctgctgctctggtACTCGAGCAAGAGGAAGTACGACACCCCCAAGACCAAAAAGAACTGA
- the CCT3 gene encoding T-complex protein 1 subunit gamma — protein MMKMLLDPMGGIVMTNDGNAILREIQVQHPAAKSMIEISRTQDEEVGDGTTSVIILAGEMLSVAEHFLEQQMHPTVIIWAYRKALDDMISILKKIGTPVDVNNKEMMLKIIKSAINTKAINRWSDLACSIALEAVKTVEFEENGRKEIDIKKYAKVEKIPGGFSEDSCVLRGIMVNKDVTHPRMRRLIRNPRIVLLDCSLEYKKGESQTDIEITREEDFARILQMEEEYIQQMCEDLIRVKPDLVITEKGVSDLAQHYLMRANITAIRRVRKTDNNRIARACGARIVSRTDELREEDVGTGARLFEVKKIGDEYFAFITDCKDPKACTIILRGASKEILAEVERNLQDAMQVCRNVLMDPQLVPGGGATEMAVSHALTERSKGMTGVEQWPYRAVAQALEVIPRTLIQNCGASTIRVLTSLRAKHTQEGSQTWGVNGETGALVDMKELGIWEPLAVKLQTYKTAVETAVLLLRIDDIVSGHKKKGDNQSKQAAAPEAAQE, from the exons ATGATGAAG ATGCTTTTGGACCCCATGGGTGGGATTGTGATGACCAACGATGGCAATGCTATTCTTAGAGAG ATTCAAGTCCAGCATCCAGCTGCAAAATCAATGATAGAGATCAGCCGCACTCAGGATGAAGAAGTTGGAGATGGGACCACATCTGTCATTATCCTTG ctggagAGATGCTCTCCGTTGCTGAACACTTTCTTGAACAGCAGATGCACCCAACTGTGATCATCTGGGCTTATCGTAAGGCTCTTGATGACATGATCAGTATTCTAAAGAAGATTGG CACTCCAGTGGATGTGAACAATAAAGAGATGatgcttaaaataattaagagtGCGATAAACACCAAGGCAATAAACCGCTGGTCTGACTTGGCCTGTAGCATTGCTCTTGAAGCTGTTAAGACTGTGGAGTTTGAAGAAAATGGTAGAAAGGaaatagatattaaaaaatatgcgAAAGTAGAAAAG ATTCCAGGTGGTTTTAGTGAAGACTCGTGCGTTTTGCGTGGAATCATGGTAAATAAAGATGTAACCCATCCCAGAATGCGTCGCCTTATTAGGAATCCACGCATTGTCCTTCTGGATTGTTCACTGGAGTACAAGAAAGGAGAGAGCCAG ACTGACATTGAAATTACCCGGGAGGAAGACTTTGCCCGCATCCTGCAGATGGAGGAAGAGTACATTCAGCAGATGTGTGAGGATCTGATAAGAGTCAAGCCAGATCTGGTCATCACAGAGAAAGGAGTTTCTG ACCTGGCCCAGCACTACCTGATGAGAGCCAACATCACCGCCATCCGCAGAGTGCGGAAGACTGACAACAACCGCATTGCCAG GGCCTGTGGGGCTCGCATTGTCAGTCGCACAGATGAGCTCCGGGAAGAGGACGTGGGAACCGGTGCTAGGCtctttgaagtgaaaaaaataggAGATGAGTATTTTGCTTTCATCACTGATTGCAAAGATCCTAAGGCTTGCACCATCATCCTGCGGGGAGCCAGCAAGGAAATCCTTGCG GAGGTGGAGCGCAACCTGCAGGATGCCATGCAGGTGTGCCGCAATGTCCTCATGGACCCACAGCTGGTGCCAGGCGGGGGAGCCACTGAAATGGCTGTTTCCCATGCACTGACAGAGAGGTCCAAGGGCATGACAGGCGTGGAGCAGTGGCCCTACCGTGCAGTGGCCCAGGCTCTGGAGGTCATTCCCCGGACGCTGATCCAGAACTGTGGCGCTAGTACAATCCGTGTTCTGACTTCACTCAGG GCCAAGCATACTCAGGAGGGGAGCCAGACATGGGGTGTGAATGGGGAGACTGGAGCCCTGGTTGACatgaaggagctggggatcTGGGAGCCCTTAGCTGTCAAACTTCAGACCTACAAAACAGCTGTGGAG ACTGCAGTTCTCCTCCTTCGCATTGATGACATCGTTTCGGGGCACAAAAAGAAGGGTGACAACCAAAGCAAGCAGGCTGCAGCACCGGAGGCAGCCCAGGAGTGA